A single genomic interval of Orcinus orca chromosome 19, mOrcOrc1.1, whole genome shotgun sequence harbors:
- the BLTP2 gene encoding bridge-like lipid transfer protein family member 2 isoform X6, whose protein sequence is MEITSVVLSMNSQKRHLNWTLKLLHFLYHRDEDQLPLRSFTANSDMAQMSTELLLKDGLLLSQSRQRIVCLNSLKASVQVTTIDLAASLVLNTCIIHYRHLEFSHWLHMLALETQESSSSVIKQTKKRTFPQILAPIIFSTSISNVNVSIQLGDTPPFALGFNSISLDYQHLRPQSIHQRGVLTVDHLCWRVGSDSHIQRAPHPPNMHVWGEALVLDSFTLQGSYNQPLGLSSTQSDTLFLDCTIRGLQVEVSDTCAQCLSRILSLMGPQSGKSAVSRESSFGESVSLLWKVDLKVEDMNLFTLSALVGASEIRLDTLTVLGSAETSTVGVQGLVLALVKSVTEKMQPCCKAPDIPTPVLSLSMLSITYHSSIRSLEVQCGAGLTLLWSPPDHMYLYQHILATLQCRDLLRATLFPETVPLVALETPETACEPEGCPPEPSPPKRLLNLTLEVSTAKLTAFVAEDRFITLAAESVSLSRHGGSLQAYCPELAAGFDGNSIFNFKEVEVQLLPELEEMILHRNPFPVLQTLRNRVWLLSLGSVSVEFPYQYDFSRTLDEAVGVQKWLKGLHAGTRSQASPSSAHLPPDLLLKVQHFSWVFLDDIFEVKLRDNYELMKDESKESAKRLQLLDAKVAALRKQHGELLPARKIEELYASLEHKNIEIYIQRSRRLYGNTPMRRALLTWSLAGLELVALADASFHGPERVVEQVRELDPGSPFPAEGVDLVIQWCRMLKCSVKTFLVRIRDYPRYLFEIRDWRLMGRLVGTEQSGQPCSRRRQILHLGLPWGNVAVERNMPPLKFYHDFHSEIFQYTVVWGPCWDPAWTLIGQSVDLLTKPSADPSPPLPWWDKSRLLFHGDWHMDIEQANLHQLATEDPYNTTENMHWEWNQLSFHWKPGQFVFKGDLDVNVRTASKYDDCCFLHLPDLCMTLDLQWLCHGNPHDHHGVTLRAPEFLPEVPLGQLHDSYRAFRSENLNLSIKMDLTRHSGTISQPRILLYSSTLRWMQNFWATWTSVTRPICRGKLFNNLKPSKKKLGQHYKQLSYTALFPQLQVHYWASFAQQRGIQIECSQGHVFTRGTQRLIPQAGTVMRRLISDWSVTQMVSDLSQVTVYLMASPTEENADHCLDPLVTKTHLLSLSSLTYQRHSNRTAEEELSTRVGDPAFHTHQLHLVDLRASWTTTNRDIAFGLYDGYKKAAVLKRNLSTEALKGLKIDPQMPAKKPKQSVPTSAPAPPPVNTPSFSGQPDKASSGGAYMLQKLIEETDRFVVFTEEESGVSDQLCGIAACQTDDIYNRNCLIELVNCQMVLRGAETEGCVIVSAAKAQLLQCQHHPAWYGDTLKQKTSWTCLLDGMQYFATTESSPTEQDGRQLWLEVKNIEEHRQRSLDSVQELMESGQAVGGMVTTTTDWNQPAEAQQAQQVQRIISRCSCRMYYISYSHDIDPELATQIKPPEVHENQEKEDLLKKQEGAVDTFTLIHHELEISTNPAQYAMILDIVNNLLLHVEPKRKEHSEKKQRVRFQLEISSNPEEQRSSILHLQEAVRQHVAQIRQLEKQMYSIMKSLQDDSKNENLLDLNQKLQLQLNQEKANLQLESEELNILIRCFKDFQLQQANKMELRKQQEDVSVVRRTEFYFAQARWRLTEEDGQLGIAELELQRFLYSKVNKSDDTAEHLLELGWFTMNNLLPNAVYKVVLRPQSSCQSGRQLALRLFSKVRPPVGGISVKEHFEVNVVPLTIQLTHQFFHRIMGFFFPGRSVEDDEVGDEEDKSKLVTTGIPVVKPRQLIATDDAAPLGPGKGVAQGLNRSSGVRRSFRKAPEHPVDDIDKMKERAAMNNSFIYIKIPQVPLCVSYKGEKNSVDWGDLNLVLPCLEYHNNTWTWLDFAMAVKRDSRKALVAQVIKEKLRLKPAAGSEVRGKLETKSDLNVQQQEEEEKARLLIGLSVGNKNPGKKSIFGRRK, encoded by the exons ATGGAGATCACAAGTGTGGTGCTGTCCATGAATAGTCAAAAGAG GCACCTCAATTGGACACTGAAGCTGCTGCATTTCCTGTACCACCGTGATGAGGATCAGCTGCCCCTTCGAAGCTTCACAGCAAACTCTGATATGGCACAGATGAGCACTGAACTCCTTCTGAAAG ATGGGTTGTTGCTGTCCCAGAGCCGCCAGCGCATTGTCTGCCTCAACTCCCTCAAAGCTAGTGTGCAG GTGACCACCATTGACCTCGCAGCCTCCCTCGTTCTGAACACTTGTATTATTCATTACCGGCATCTGGAATTCTCTCACTGGCTGCACATGCTAGCCCTGGAGACCCAAGAGTCTAGTTCATCTGTTATTAAGCAAACGAAAAAAAG AACCTTCCCTCAAATCCTGGCTCCTATCATCTTTAGCACCTCCATCTCCAATGTCAACGTTTCCATTCAGCTTGGAGATACACCACCCTTTGCCTTGGGATTCAATTCCATCTCTCTGG ATTACCAACACCTGAGACCACAAAGTATCCATCAGCGGGGTGTCCTGACTGTGGACCACCTCTGCTGGCGGGTGGGCAGTGACTCCCACATTCAGCGGGCACCCCACCCACCCAATATGCATGTTTGGGGTGAGGCGCTTGTCCTGGACTCCTTCACACTACAG GGTAGCTATAACCAGCCTCTGGGCCTGTCCAGCACTCAGTCAGATACCCTGTTTCTTGATTGTACCATCCGAGGACTGCAGGTAGAAGTATCAGATACCTGTGCTCAGTGTCTTTCTCGGATATTGTCCTTGATGGGCCCACAATCTGGGAAGTCAGCTGTCTCTAGGGAATCTTCATTTGGGGAATCTGTGTCGTTACTGTGGAAGGTGGACTTGAAGGTGGAGGACATGAACTTGTTCACCCTTTCTGCCCTGGTCG GTGCTTCAGAGATCCGACTGGACACACTGACCGTCCTGGGAAGTGCTGAAACCTCCACCGTGGGTGTTCAAGGACTTGTGCTTGCGCTGGTGAAGTCGGTCACAGAGAAGATGCAACCCTGTTGTAAGGCTCCTGACATCCCCACTCCAGTGCTCAGCCTCTCCATGCTCTCCATCACCTATCACAGCAGCATCCGCTCTCTAGAG GTTCAGTGTGGTGCAGGGCTGACCTTACTCTGGAGCCCTCCAGATCACATGTACCTATACCAGCATATCCTGGCCACCCTGCAGTGCCGAGACCTACTAAGAGCCACTCTGTTTCCTGAGACTGTTCCACTTGTTGCACTAGAGACTCCAGAGACTGCCTGTGAGCCAGAAGGCTGTCCCCCTGAGCCCTCTCCCCCAAAGCGGCTGCTAAACCTGACTCTAGAGGTGAGCACAGCTAAGCTGACAGCTTTTGTAGCTGAGGACAGGTTCATTACCCTGGCTGCAGAGAGTGTGTCTCTGAGCCGGCACGGGGGTTCACTGCAGGCTTACTGCCCAGAGCTGGCTGCTGGGTTCGATGGCAATAGCATCTTCAACTTCAAGGAGGTGGAGGTGCAGCTGCTGCCTGAGCTGGAGGAGATGATCCTCCACCGGAACCCCTTCCCTGTGCTGCAGACCCTCCGGAACCGTGTTTGGCTCCTCTCCCTGGGTTCAGTCTCAGTGGAGTTTCCTTATCAGTATGATTTTTCTCGAACTCTGGATGAGGCTGTGGGAGTTCAGAAATGGCTGAAGGGACTGCATGCAGGAACTCGTTCTCAGGCTTCTCCAAgctctgcccacctcccacctGATCTACTCTTGAAGGTTCAGCACTTCTCATGGGTTTTCCTGGATGATATTTTTGAGGTGAAACTTCGTGATAACTATGAACTGATGAAGGATGAAAGTAAGGAGAGTGCCAAAAGGCTGCAGTTGCTGGATGCCAAAGTGGCTGCTCTTCGGAAGCAGCATGGGGAGTTATTGCCTGCCCGCAAAATTGAGGAGCTCTATGCCTCTTTGGAGCATAAAAACATCGAAATCTACATCCAGCGCTCCCGTCGTCTCTATGGCAACACACCCATGCGCCGGGCACTGCTCACTTGGAGCCTGGCAGGGCTAGAGCTGGTGGCTCTGGCAGATGCCTCCTTCCACGGGCCTGAGCGTGTGGTAGAGCAGGTTCGAGAGCTTGATCCAGGCAGCCCTTTTCCTGCGGAGGGGGTAGATCTTGTCATTCAGTGGTGTCGTATGCTCAAGTGCAGTGTCAAGACATTTCTGG TTCGGATAAGAGACTATCCCCGGTACTTGTTTGAGATCCGTGACTGGCGGCTGATGGGTCGACTTGTGGGCACTGAGCAGAGCGGTCAGCCTTGCTCGCGTCGGCGTCAAATCCTGCACTTGGGGCTTCCATGGGGTAACGTGGCAGTGGAGAGGAACATGCCCCCACTCAAGTTCTATCACGACTTTCACT CGGAAATCTTCCAGTACACAGTGGTATGGGGCCCGTGTTGGGATCCAGCCTGGACACTGATTGGCCAGTCTGTGGACCTCTTGACCAAGCCCTCAGCTGACCCCAGCCCACCCTTGCCCTGGTGGGACAAGAGCCGTCTTCTGTTCCATGGGGACTGGCACATGGACATTGAACAGGCAAACCTGCACCAGCTGGCTACTGAG GATCCATACAACACAACTGAAAATATGCACTGGGAGTGGAACCAGCTGTCTTTTCATTGGAAACCTGGTCAGTTTGTGTTCAAGGGTGACTTGGATGTCAACGTGAGAACAGCCTCTAA GTATGATGACTGCTGCTTCCTTCACCTGCCTGACCTCTGCATGACACTGGACCTGCAGTGGCTATGTCATGGGAACCCCCATGATCACCATGGTGTCACTCTACGGGCCCCAGAGTTCCTGCCTGAGGTGCCCTTGGGCCAGCTTCATGACTCCTACCGGGCCTTTCGCTCTGAGAACCTCAATCTCTCCATCAAGATGGATCTGACTCGGCACAGTGGAA CAATATCCCAGCCCCGAATTCTGCTGTATAGTAGCACCCTGCGCTGGATGCAGAACTTCTGGGCAACTTGGACTAGTGTCACAAGGCCTATTTGTAGGGGAAAGCTCTTCAATAACCTGAAACCCAGCAAGAAGAAACTTGGCCAGCACTACAAGCAGCTTTCCTATACTGCACTCTTTCCCCAGCTGCAG GTGCATTATTGGGCCTCATTCGCCCAGCAACGTGGCATCCAAATTGAGTGCAGTCAGGGCCACGTCTTCACTCGGGGAACTCAGCGGCTTATACCTCAAG CGGGCACAGTGATGCGGCGCCTCATCTCTGACTGGAGTGTGACCCAGATGGTTAGTGACTTAAGTCAGGTGACTGTTTACCTGATGGCCTCGCCCACTGAAGAGAATGCTGACCACTGCCTTGATCCCTTGGTAACAAAGACCCACCTACTGAGCCTGTCCTCCCTTACCTACCAACGGCACAGCAATCGCACAGCTGAGGAG gAGCTCTCTACTCGAGTTGGGGATCCTGCTTTTCACACACATCAGCTGCACTTGGTAGATTTACGGGCTTCTTGGACAACCACCAATCGGGACATTGCCTTTGGTTTATATGATGGCTACAAAAAGGCAGCTGTACTCAAACGTAATCTCTCTACTGAGGCTCTGAAGGGGTTAAAGATTGATCCCCAGATGCCAGCCAAAAAGCCAAAGCAGAGTGTCCCGACCAgcgccccagccccacctcctgtcAACACTCCCAGCTTTAGTGGACAGCCTGATAAGGCGTCTTCAGGAG GTGCCTACATGTTGCAGAAGCTGATTGAAGAGACAGATAGGTTTGTAGTGTTCACAGAAGAGGAGTCAGGTGTGAGTGACCAGTTGTGTGGCATTGCTGCCTGCCAGACGGATGACATATATAACCGAAACTGCCTTATTGAACTGGTCAACTGCCAG ATGGTTCTTCGTGGAGCGGAGACAGAAGGCTGTGTCATTGTGTCAGCTGCCAAAGCCCAGCTGCTGCAGTGCCAACACCATCCAGCCTGGTATGGTGACACACTGAAGCAAAAGACATCCTGGACTTGCCTACTGGATGGCATGCAGTACTTTGCCACCACTGAAAGCAGCCCCACTGAGCAGGATGGCCGACAGCTCTGGTTAGAG GTAAAGAATATTGAGGAGCACCGGCAGCGTAGTCTGGACTCTGTGCAGGAGCTGATGGAGAGCGGGCAGGCAGTGGGAGGCATGGTTACCACTACCACAG ATTGGAACCAGCCAGCTGAGGCGCAACAAGCCCAGCAAGTCCAGCGGATCATTTCACGCTGCAGCTGCCGAATGTACTATATTAGTTACAGCCATGACATTGATCCTGAGCTGGCAACTCAGATTAAGCCACCTGAGGTTCATGAGAACCAGGAAAAGGAAGATCTCCTAAAGAAGCAGGAAG GGGCTGTGGATACCTTCACCCTCATCCACCATGAGCTGGAAATCTCCACAAACCCGGCTCAGTATGCCATGATCCTGGATATCGTCAACAACCTGCTGCTCCATGTAGAACCCAAGCGGAAG GAGCATAGTGAGAAGAAGCAGCGGGTCAGGTTCCAGCTTGAGATCTCTAGCAATCCTGAGGAGCAGCGCAGCAGCATATTACACCTACAGGAGGCTGTGCGGCAGCATGTGGCCCAGATACGGCAGCTGGAGAAGCAGATGTATTCTATCATGAAG TCTTTGCAGGATGACAGCAAGAATGAGAACCTGCTTGACCTGAACCAGAAGCTTCAGTTGCAGCTAAACCAGGAGAAGGCCAATCTACAGCTGGAAAGTGAAGAGCTTAACATCCTCATCAG GTGTTTTAAGGATTTCCAATTGCAGCAGGCCAACAAGATGGAGCTGCGAAAGCAGCAAGAAGATGTGAGTGTGGTCCGCCGCACCGAGTTCTACTTTGCTCAGGCACGATGGCGCTTGACAGAGGAAGATGGACAGCTGGGAATTGCTGAACTGGAGCTGCAGCGGTTCCTCTACAGCAAG GTGAATAAATCTGATGACACAGCAGAACATCTTCTGGAGTTGGGCTGGTTCACTATGAACAACCTCCTCCCCAATGCTGTCTATAAG GTAGTCCTGCGGCCCCAGAGCTCCTGCCAGTCTGGGCGACAGCTAGCTCTTCGCCTCTTCAGCAAAGTCCGGCCCCCCGTTGGGGGTATTTCTGTTAAGGAGCACTTTGAG GTAAATGTGGTGCCTCTCACCATCCAGCTGACACACCAGTTCTTTCATAGAATAATGGGCTTTTTCTTTCCTGGACGAAGTGTGGAAGATGACGAGGTTGGTGATGAAGAAGATAAGTCCAAACTGGTGACTACTG GAATACCAGTGGTGAAGCCTCGGCAACTGATTGCAACAGATGACGCAGCACCACTGGGCCCTGGGAAGGGTGTGGCACAGGGCTTGAATCGGAGTTCTGGGGTCAGAAGGTCATTTCGCAAAGCACCTGAG cACCCTGTGGATGATATTGACAAGATGAAAGAGCGAGCTGCCATGAACAACTCCTTCATCTACATAAAGATCCCACAGGTTCCACTGTGCGTCAGCTACAAG GGTGAGAAGAACAGTGTGGACTGGGGCGACCTTAACCTGGTGCTGCCCTGTCTGGAGTACCACAACAACACATGGACATGGCTAGACTTTGCCATGGCTGTCAAGAGGGACAGCCGCAAAGCCCTGGTTGCCCAG GTAATTAAAGAGAAGCTAAGGCTGAAGCCTGCAGCAGGGTCTGAAGTCCGGGGAAAGCTGGAAACTAAATCGGACCTCAACGTGCAGcagcaggaagaggaggagaaagcccGGCTCCTCATCGGTTTAAGTGTGGGCAACAAGAATCCTGGGAAGAAGTCCATCTTTGGCAGGCGCAAGTGA